Within Lolium rigidum isolate FL_2022 chromosome 5, APGP_CSIRO_Lrig_0.1, whole genome shotgun sequence, the genomic segment CGCGGGGGCCTCGTGATGGCGACGGTGGACCTCGATCGGCAGCGGTTCGGCGTGGCGAAGTGAGACCCGCACGTCGAGTGGGAGGAGGTGTGGCGGAACCAGCGTTATCGGCGCAGCGGCGCGGGCGGAGGTGTTGGGGTGGAGCTCgttcggcccagatctgggcccaaaTTGGGGCCCATCTAGGCTGGGCGAGCCACCTGCCTCTGGCGCGCTGGCGATGAGGTGGAGAAGGCGTTGTGGCGGTGGCTGGGTGGCGGCGGTGCTCCGGCTGGCTTGCTGCAGTATGGTGGTGGTGACTTTGTGGGTCTGTGAGGGCCCGACTGGGAAAGTGTGGGCATGGTCTGTCCTCATTGCCAtgtccggtcggctaccgcgaaaGCGGTGGAGTTAGTTCCTTCCCGCGCGGCTGAGGTGCTGCTACCCCCGACCATGttgtctttcttctctccttcgaaGCCCTGCTCCGGTGACCACATCGAGATGGCGAGGATAGCTTCAAGACCGCGGTGGTGTGTGCTGGTGAGCGGCAAGTTAGGTGGAAAACGTCAAATCGTCCGGGTTTGTGGGTTTAGTgggcgggagaaatccttgtcggcaTGCTCGACACCCACGCGGTGACGCCTGCAGGTGTCGCCCTGCCTTCATAAAGGGCGTCGGTTgtacctcctccccaatcccttccGCGTATCGGGGGAACCCCTAGGACTTGTCCGAGCAACAACAACATCGTCGTCGCTTTCCTTGTTGAATGTGTTGCTTGATATGCGGTGCTTCGGTGTGCTAGGAGTGTGGTggaattctccggagggcgcaacCGTTGCGACTCGTTTTCGTTCTTGTCGAGGTGCCGGTGTCGgcattttttctcttttctttctcttttgtttcttttgagCTTGTTTGTACTGCGGTTCAAACGTGCTTATTGTTTCGGTTGGTAGCTATATAAACATAGCGAAACGAAAACCTATTTTAAGAAGAATCAGTTGAGCCCTGTATTCATCAGTTCGATTGGTGTTCTCCCTTCCGGTTTTCTCCAGTCATTTCCGTCGTCGTCACCGCTGACGAGTGTTTCGCTTTGTGAGGAGAAGTTGGCATCAGCCGAACGCGACAGCGCAGCTAAACACTCAGACGAGCGACAAGTTTCTACGCTTGTTCAGCATCTCTTCCTTCCACAAAGCCGAGAGACAAATCTTCTCTCCTCGAGCACCCGAGCCGGAGTGGGGCAAGAAGCTAGTGAAATCGCACGATGGGCTCGGACGTCGTCCACAGCGGCGGGTGCCACTGCCGGCGCGTGCGGTGGCAGGTGGAGGCGCCGGCGAGCGTGGTGGCGTGGATCTGCAACTGCTCCGACTGCTCCATGCGGGGGAACACCCACTTCGTCGTGCCCGCCGACAAGTTCGCGCTCCAGCCCGGCGCCGACGACTCCCTCACCACCTACACCTTCGGCACCCACACGGCCAAGCACAAGTTCTGCAAGGTCTGCGGCATCACCTCGTTCTACATCCCGAGGTCCAACCCCGACGGCATCGCCGTCACCGCGGCCTGCGTCGACCCGGGCACCCTGGCGCACGTCGAGTACAGGAAGGCCGACGGGAAGAACTGGGAGAAGTGGTTCGAGAAGAGCGACATCTCCGAGTTCTCCAAGccggccgacgccgccgccgagtAGGACCTGGTCGGTGTTCAGTTCAGGATTCATTTCAGGTCAGTTGGTTGGTGGTCGCTGGCTGAAAATTCCTCTCCTTGTTAATGAAAACCATgtggaaataaatgaataatCGATACGGATGTGTATTTGCGTTCGGTTGTTGGATGTTTAGACTCAATGTTTAATTCAATAGCTGTGCTTTGCCTAAAAAGGCAGAGATATGATACTGGTTTACCTGTAGTCCTGTCCTGATGAATTGCTACTGAAATCTTTATTCAGAACTCAAGCACCGCACTAGAAGCAGAGTTGTTCATTTGACTGAAAACAATCTCACTAATAGGCTTCATATATGCTGAACACACAAAGGGAAGAAAATGAGCATACAACAACTACTAGTTTGACTGTAAGCATCACTTTCCAACACAGAAATTTACATGAATAGACGAATTCTGTAACCGATCCACGGAGTCATGCGAAGACTCTGCCAAAGATGCTAGGTTGCCCTACGAGCTTGCGGCTTTTCAGCACTGTGTTCTGGCTATCATCCACGGCTTCTCCAACAGAAGATCTGAGAGCaaccaacgaagaagaagaaggccatgGCTAATGTATCCTAAGCTTAACTGCTACGAGTCTGGCTCTCAGATGGTGATACCACAAGACATAATGGTATAATAGATCAGCTTGAGATTGAAAGGAAGCGTTAGTCTTTTTGTAGGCTTGCTGAAAGGGATCTCCTTAGCATATTCTTTGAGCACAAACTTGTTGAGTCCTTTTGGGCTTTACCCCCTTTATGGTCCTGTCGTTTATGCTTCACAAAGCAAATGGTGATCTTGTGCAAGTTTTCTTGGTGTCCCTCAGTGTAGAACTTGTGGGTGACTGAAAAAGGAAGTAATCTGCATTTCTTTAAGCAAAGTTAATGGCACTTGGTTCATAAGGCCCCCTATGTAGTTGATCCCAGTCATCAAAACACACTGTGTGGTTGTGCAAATACTAAGCATGTGGTCTACCGAGAAATAACATTTGACAAATTATTGATTCCAATAACAAAGAGTGATACTAGAGGCAGAAAATATTGAAGATTTTGTATAGCTTTTTTTTGCATAGTTTATTTCATGAATGATCAGAAGAACTCAGATGGCATGATAGTCTGGAATATGTCCAAGAACTGCATGGGATTCTGAATCTAAGCCTGAGAAATATTTTGTAGGTGAACCATGACAGGTTTCACTTGTTGCAAATGTTTTCCCATTTGTTCAGTCAAAAACGTTTTCCTGGTTGTCATGACTACCCGATTTTTTTCCATCATTAAGTTGATTAGTCTCGTATGAAATGATTGTAAAGCTAAATGCCTAACTCACATCTGAAGATCGAGATTTTTTGTGGATAATCACTGTAAAGCTATCTTGACATAAACAAAATTCAGTTCAATCGTTAGTACAGTGGAAGCTTCTATAGTTTCAGTTCTTTGAACGGAACAGTTCTTTTTCAAGTGACCAGCGGCTACATTTGTGTGGGATGCTATAAGCTTGAGCCTCTGTGTGCGACCCGGAGGattggaacctgggtacgcgcgcacccgtttacgaaaagttcaaaaaaatgctatttaaaagtttccaaaaaatgtgaagtaaaattttgcatgtacatattatgttgatacttactgcatgtgagttttcacgaaaaaataccattgtgtgtggcctgtgtaaaaatgacaaaatgtccaaatgagaatagtgaacaggaatttgtactattcacaggaataggaatttgcattttgtcatttttgtgtaggtcacacacaatggtatttttccgtgaaaa encodes:
- the LOC124654934 gene encoding centromere protein V-like, with translation MGSDVVHSGGCHCRRVRWQVEAPASVVAWICNCSDCSMRGNTHFVVPADKFALQPGADDSLTTYTFGTHTAKHKFCKVCGITSFYIPRSNPDGIAVTAACVDPGTLAHVEYRKADGKNWEKWFEKSDISEFSKPADAAAE